The following coding sequences lie in one Myxococcota bacterium genomic window:
- a CDS encoding ParA family protein, whose protein sequence is MAFINEKGGSCKTTLASNIGDYLARERGKRVLLVDLDPQGQLGKVLGVDVGAARRTALDLLLDTLLGESSRPALPIQRARHPYLDIVPSNKSLALFASEVAGQGGDEHYCLRRALERVANYDFILFDAPPSFGAITLNVLLAAHEIVLPVPLTYLALDGAAEMTRTVEMVRTRFAHPGLEISLVVPTFARNTRMAGEILDKLRLHFPKQLSQTVLGYSVLIDEAQSRAKTIFEYAPRSTAARWLAAVADELMAREPQQRSGGVRR, encoded by the coding sequence ATCGCCTTCATCAACGAAAAAGGCGGAAGCTGCAAGACGACCCTCGCCTCGAACATCGGCGACTATCTCGCACGCGAGCGGGGCAAGCGGGTGCTGCTGGTCGACCTGGATCCCCAGGGGCAGCTCGGCAAGGTGCTCGGGGTCGACGTCGGGGCCGCGCGCCGCACCGCGCTCGACCTCTTGCTCGACACGCTGCTCGGTGAGTCGTCGCGCCCCGCCCTGCCGATCCAGCGCGCCCGCCACCCCTACCTGGACATCGTGCCGTCGAACAAGTCACTGGCGCTGTTCGCCTCCGAGGTGGCGGGCCAGGGCGGCGACGAGCACTACTGCCTGCGCAGGGCGCTCGAGCGGGTGGCGAACTACGACTTCATCCTGTTCGACGCACCGCCTTCCTTTGGCGCGATCACGCTGAACGTGCTCCTGGCGGCCCACGAGATCGTGCTGCCGGTGCCGCTCACCTACCTGGCGCTCGACGGCGCCGCCGAGATGACGCGCACGGTCGAGATGGTGCGCACGCGTTTCGCGCATCCGGGGCTCGAGATCTCGCTCGTGGTGCCGACCTTCGCGCGCAACACGCGCATGGCGGGCGAGATCCTCGACAAGCTGCGCTTGCATTTCCCGAAACAGCTTTCGCAGACGGTGCTGGGCTACTCGGTGCTGATCGATGAGGCGCAGAGCCGCGCAAAGACCATCTTCGAGTACGCGCCGCGCTCGACGGCCGCGCGCTGGCTGGCCGCGGTCGCCGACGAGCTGATGGCGCGCGAGCCGCAGCAGCGCTCCGGCGGGGTGCGGCGATGA
- a CDS encoding MFS transporter yields MTTAESTRRALAPEVAAVPRAGTPPLRWVTIFDYVAPWFGLGFMFLLIAIQLMKFGTDVLGIPAAVMGGILFFGRTIWDATVDPVVGFLSDRTKLRLGRRRPWLLASVLPLALTFVWLWTPPRDLGPTLMALWMAAMVVAFYTSMSVLVIPHTALGAELTDNYHDRSRIFGARHVVTTIGSFACVAGLSALQSSTDVHHTIYWLSVGAALAAALGTLWTFVRLRERPEFQGRGAEHPYRAFRDVLRNPHARLLLFVFGIESLGAATIGVLTPYVAEYVVRRPEAGPPAIGLYMVANVVFVPVWLPMSRRFGKKSLWLGSMLLTAVSFGAMIFLKEGSLLLLNALAFLAGTAASCGNMLAPSIQADVIDWDEHATGERKEGAYFAAWNFVFKWANGLTLLLTGMVLSFSGFVPNADQSPGVKFTILALYGLFPLACYTIGAALFLRFRLDAEGYALIRAELDSRR; encoded by the coding sequence GTGACCACCGCCGAGAGCACGCGCCGCGCCCTCGCGCCCGAAGTCGCCGCCGTCCCGCGCGCGGGCACGCCCCCGCTGCGCTGGGTGACGATCTTCGACTACGTCGCGCCCTGGTTCGGGCTCGGCTTCATGTTCCTTTTGATCGCGATCCAGCTGATGAAGTTCGGCACCGACGTGCTGGGCATTCCGGCCGCGGTCATGGGCGGGATCCTGTTCTTCGGGCGCACGATCTGGGATGCGACGGTCGACCCGGTGGTCGGCTTCCTCTCCGATCGCACGAAGCTCCGGCTCGGCCGGCGCCGGCCCTGGCTGCTGGCTTCGGTGCTGCCGCTCGCGCTGACCTTCGTGTGGCTCTGGACGCCGCCGCGCGACCTCGGCCCGACCCTCATGGCGCTCTGGATGGCCGCGATGGTCGTCGCCTTCTACACCAGCATGAGCGTGCTCGTGATTCCGCACACCGCGCTCGGCGCGGAGCTCACCGACAACTACCACGACCGCTCGCGCATCTTCGGCGCGAGACACGTGGTGACCACGATCGGCTCCTTCGCGTGCGTGGCGGGTCTCTCGGCGCTGCAATCGTCGACCGACGTGCACCACACGATCTACTGGCTCTCGGTGGGTGCGGCGCTGGCGGCCGCGCTCGGGACCCTGTGGACCTTCGTGCGGCTGCGCGAGCGCCCCGAGTTCCAGGGCCGCGGCGCCGAGCACCCCTACCGCGCCTTCCGCGACGTGCTCCGGAACCCGCACGCGCGCCTGCTCTTGTTCGTGTTCGGCATCGAGAGCCTGGGCGCCGCGACGATCGGCGTACTGACTCCCTACGTGGCCGAGTACGTCGTGAGGCGCCCCGAAGCCGGGCCGCCCGCGATCGGCCTCTACATGGTCGCGAACGTGGTCTTCGTGCCGGTGTGGCTGCCCATGTCAAGGCGCTTCGGAAAGAAGTCACTCTGGCTCGGCTCGATGCTGCTCACCGCGGTCTCCTTCGGCGCGATGATCTTCCTGAAGGAGGGCAGCCTGCTCTTGCTGAACGCGCTGGCCTTCCTGGCCGGCACCGCCGCGAGCTGCGGCAACATGCTCGCTCCGTCGATCCAGGCCGACGTGATCGACTGGGACGAGCACGCCACCGGCGAACGCAAGGAAGGCGCCTACTTCGCGGCCTGGAACTTCGTGTTCAAGTGGGCGAACGGACTCACTCTGCTGCTCACGGGCATGGTCCTGAGCTTCTCCGGCTTCGTGCCGAACGCCGACCAGAGCCCCGGAGTGAAATTCACCATCCTCGCCCTGTACGGCCTGTTCCCCCTGGCCTGTTACACGATCGGCGCGGCCCTGTTCCTCCGCTTCCGCCTCGACGCGGAAGGCTACGCCTTGATCCGCGCTGAGCTCGACTCACGCAGATAG
- a CDS encoding sulfite exporter TauE/SafE family protein, with translation MDGFPFLVAAAAFVTSIVSAVFGMAGGMILMGIYAASLPVQVAMVLHGVTQLFANGFRAFLLRGRIFTPGLWWYAAGSLASLAFFTWLSLVVARPVMFVLLGAIPLALSALPTRLAPNFAHARGALACGALCTAASLLAGVSGPTLDVFFVRTELDRFEIIATKAFTQAVGHVLKIVYFAWLVRGPALEMNVPYWLYPTLVACAFAGTRLGGRMLESLSDVVFRRWTGRIVVALSLFYLWRGGSELGWFRAW, from the coding sequence GTGGACGGCTTCCCGTTCCTGGTCGCCGCCGCGGCGTTCGTCACGTCGATCGTCTCGGCCGTGTTCGGTATGGCCGGCGGCATGATCCTGATGGGCATCTACGCTGCGAGCCTGCCCGTGCAGGTCGCGATGGTGCTGCACGGAGTCACTCAGCTGTTCGCGAACGGCTTCCGCGCGTTCCTGCTGCGCGGCCGTATCTTCACGCCGGGTCTGTGGTGGTACGCGGCGGGCTCACTCGCGTCACTGGCATTCTTCACCTGGCTTTCACTCGTGGTCGCACGGCCGGTGATGTTCGTGCTGCTGGGGGCGATCCCGCTCGCGCTCTCGGCGCTGCCCACGCGCCTCGCGCCGAACTTCGCGCACGCGCGCGGCGCGCTGGCGTGCGGCGCACTGTGCACCGCCGCGAGCCTCTTGGCGGGAGTCTCCGGCCCGACGCTCGACGTGTTCTTCGTGCGCACCGAGCTCGACCGCTTCGAGATCATCGCCACCAAGGCCTTCACGCAGGCCGTCGGACACGTGCTGAAGATCGTGTACTTCGCCTGGCTGGTGCGCGGCCCGGCGCTGGAGATGAACGTCCCGTATTGGCTCTATCCCACGCTGGTGGCGTGCGCGTTCGCGGGCACGCGCCTGGGCGGGCGCATGCTCGAGTCACTGAGCGACGTGGTCTTCCGGCGCTGGACGGGCCGGATCGTGGTCGCCCTCTCGCTGTTCTATCTGTGGCGGGGAGGCTCCGAGCTGGGCTGGTTCCGGGCGTGGTAG
- a CDS encoding NAD-dependent epimerase/dehydratase family protein, which translates to MRRVLLTHAESPVGKRVVKALFHDPDVALALALGTQPEPTYLAPYKGKVAYQRLDLAKARHLQSFLHSERFARMRPDSVIHLPFAGERAGERTPGGVHSLVSETRRLVEECVEKPGIERFVYLSSAFVYDAEPGNGNVVSEGTLLGFDGEGDSLVRAWIDADLVCQGELHGSALCMTILRAATIVTEAGDFLNSPPLTRHDFPVGYDPMLSVVSERDVARALVLALHADKPGIYNIAGREVFPRSQLRVPEGRLAGVRGLLEQLMGGGRRASFDRFGIVPSSRLAHEALGFEPQYRIEVRGRRIDTVRAR; encoded by the coding sequence ATGCGGCGCGTGCTGCTGACTCACGCGGAGTCACCCGTCGGCAAGCGGGTGGTGAAGGCGCTGTTCCACGACCCCGACGTGGCGCTCGCGCTGGCGCTGGGCACCCAGCCCGAGCCGACCTATCTCGCCCCGTACAAGGGCAAGGTCGCCTACCAGCGGCTCGATCTGGCCAAGGCGCGCCACCTGCAGAGCTTCCTGCACTCCGAGCGCTTCGCGCGCATGCGGCCAGACTCGGTGATCCACCTGCCGTTCGCGGGCGAGCGCGCGGGCGAGCGCACGCCGGGCGGCGTGCACTCACTGGTGTCCGAGACGCGGCGGCTGGTCGAGGAGTGCGTGGAGAAGCCGGGCATCGAGCGCTTCGTGTATCTCTCCTCGGCCTTCGTCTACGACGCGGAGCCGGGCAACGGCAACGTGGTCTCGGAAGGCACGCTGCTCGGCTTCGACGGCGAGGGCGACTCGCTCGTGCGCGCCTGGATCGACGCCGACCTCGTGTGTCAGGGCGAGCTGCACGGCAGCGCGCTGTGCATGACCATCCTGCGCGCCGCCACGATCGTGACCGAAGCCGGCGACTTCCTGAACTCGCCGCCGCTCACCCGGCACGACTTCCCCGTGGGCTACGACCCGATGCTCTCGGTGGTCTCCGAGCGCGACGTCGCCCGAGCGCTGGTGCTCGCGCTGCACGCCGACAAGCCCGGCATCTACAACATCGCCGGCCGGGAGGTCTTTCCGCGCTCGCAGCTGCGCGTCCCCGAGGGACGCCTCGCCGGCGTGCGGGGACTCCTGGAGCAGCTCATGGGCGGCGGCCGTCGCGCCAGCTTCGACCGCTTCGGAATCGTCCCGTCGTCGCGTCTCGCGCACGAAGCTCTGGGCTTCGAGCCGCAGTACCGGATCGAGGTTCGGGGGCGGCGCATTGATACCGTAAGAGCGAGATAG
- a CDS encoding lysophospholipid acyltransferase family protein yields MSHEELHGAVGPSLGSDPFSQGDGTLPYLIRLRERNVRKVAKGAPAGARAEAPHEAAEVPDLGPPVPEIPSFEDRDESAGALDRLAGLLLQPDDEERLAQLQASLGGRAYDDFGLSPRVARRALAFFKLLYKYWFRVESSGHEHIPEKEGAILAANHGGLLPFDATMIVVDCLVASKPSRLVRTVVDRWAGSLPFVNVFYARVGQVVGSRDNVRELLRLKQLVMIFPEGMAGIKKRAAERYVLQPFHLGFIEESLRHRVPIIPAAVVGADDQAPVLWDLQPLAKLLGLPFFPITPTFPLFGLLGLLPYPVRYEIAYGEPFRFYEEFPPEALEDPHSVRYMAERVRRRIQEMVDQRVLDRRAKRR; encoded by the coding sequence ATGAGTCACGAGGAGCTCCACGGCGCGGTCGGGCCGTCGCTCGGCTCCGATCCGTTCTCGCAGGGCGACGGCACGCTGCCCTACCTGATCCGCCTGCGCGAGCGCAACGTGCGCAAGGTCGCCAAGGGCGCGCCGGCCGGCGCGCGCGCCGAGGCGCCGCACGAGGCGGCCGAGGTGCCCGACCTCGGCCCGCCGGTGCCCGAGATTCCGAGCTTCGAGGACCGCGACGAGTCGGCCGGCGCGCTCGACCGGCTGGCGGGTCTGCTGCTGCAGCCCGACGACGAGGAGCGCCTGGCCCAGCTGCAGGCCTCGCTCGGCGGCCGCGCCTACGACGACTTCGGGCTCTCGCCGCGCGTCGCGCGCCGCGCGCTGGCGTTCTTCAAGCTGCTCTACAAATACTGGTTCCGGGTCGAGAGCTCGGGCCACGAGCACATTCCCGAGAAGGAAGGCGCGATCCTGGCCGCGAACCACGGGGGGCTCCTGCCCTTCGACGCCACCATGATCGTGGTCGACTGCCTGGTGGCCTCGAAGCCCTCGCGGCTGGTGCGCACCGTGGTCGACCGCTGGGCCGGGTCACTCCCGTTCGTGAACGTCTTCTACGCGCGCGTGGGCCAAGTCGTGGGCAGCCGCGACAACGTGCGCGAGCTGCTGCGCTTGAAGCAGCTCGTCATGATCTTCCCCGAGGGCATGGCGGGCATCAAGAAGCGCGCCGCCGAGCGCTACGTGCTGCAGCCGTTCCACCTGGGGTTCATCGAGGAGTCACTGCGCCATCGCGTGCCGATCATCCCGGCGGCGGTGGTCGGCGCCGACGACCAGGCGCCGGTGCTCTGGGACCTGCAGCCGCTGGCGAAGCTGCTCGGCCTGCCCTTCTTCCCGATCACGCCGACCTTCCCCCTGTTCGGCCTGCTCGGCCTGCTCCCGTATCCCGTGCGCTACGAGATCGCCTATGGCGAGCCCTTCCGTTTCTACGAGGAGTTCCCGCCCGAGGCGCTCGAGGATCCGCATTCCGTCCGCTACATGGCGGAGCGGGTGCGCCGGCGCATCCAGGAGATGGTCGACCAGCGGGTTCTGGACCGGCGCGCCAAGAGGCGGTGA